Proteins encoded together in one Ogataea parapolymorpha DL-1 chromosome III, whole genome shotgun sequence window:
- a CDS encoding Pre-60S factor REI1 produces MTKKEQRRLEKEALLEKKKQLLEIARRRMILSNDEVPLYDKTRTESDEAENLINDRKENPMQFDNASHDETRDGYDNDWETEQLIDQKIKNKVEIPLDTCMFCSRVSSDLDGNIDHMFKNHGLFIPESKYLVDKAGLILYLSEKVGLGNMCLSCNFQGRNIESVRQHMRAKGHCKIPYETLNEKLEISEFYNFESSYSGNTEADITGNDEEWEDLSDNGADEGSEDEISTDDLYTNGYELYLPNGQVAGHRSLLRYYKQNLKPDRELTEGQGTLVAAETRHFVQSIDRKELQAKKRVWARQEKLKDVNDRRSAKFINHQAHYRDQLLQ; encoded by the coding sequence ATGACTAAAAAAGAGCAAAGGAGATTGGAAAAGGAGGCTTTGTTagaaaagaaaaagcagcttctggagATTGCGAGACGACGAATGATATTGTCCAATGACGAGGTGCCTCTATATGATAAAACGAGGACTGAAAGTGACGAAGCAGAAAACTTGATCAATGACCGAAAGGAAAACCCGATGCAATTTGATAATGCTTCTCATGATGAAACTAGGGACGGTTATGATAACGATTGGGAGACCGAACAGCTCATTGACCAAaagatcaaaaacaaagttGAGATACCGTTGGACACGTGTATGTTTTGTAGCCGCGTGTCTTCCGACCTAGATGGAAACATAGATCACATGTTCAAAAATCATGGATTGTTTATTCCAGAATCAAAGTACTTGGTTGACAAAGCTGGATTAATACTGTATCTATCTGAGAAAGTTGGACTGGGTAATATGTGTCTATCTTGCAATTTCCAGGGTCGAAACATCGAGAGTGTGAGACAACATATGCGTGCAAAAGGGCATTGCAAAATTCCTTATGAAACTTTAAatgaaaagctggaaatcTCCGAATTTTATAATTTCGAGTCCAGTTATTCAGGGAACACGGAGGCTGATATTACGGGTAATGATGAAGAATGGGAAGATTTATCAGACAATGGAGCTGATGAAGGTTCAGAGGATGAAATTTCCACGGATGATCTATACACTAACGGATACGAGCTTTACCTTCCGAACGGTCAAGTGGCTGGTCATAGATCTTTATTGAGATACTACAAGCAAAATTTGAAGCCCGACAGGGAACTTACAGAAGGCCAGGGAACGTTAGTCGCGGCAGAAACCAGACATTTTGTCCAATCTATAGATCGCAAGGAGCTTcaggccaagaagagaGTTTGGGCTAGACAAGAAAAACTTAAGGATGTTAATGATAGGAGATCAGCAAAGTTCATCAATCATCAAGCACATTATAGGGATCAATTATTACAATGA